In Janthinobacterium sp. 67, a genomic segment contains:
- a CDS encoding CDP-6-deoxy-delta-3,4-glucoseen reductase, which produces MTFQVTVQPSGHQFSCEADETVLAAAIRAGVGLPYGCKNGACGSCKGKVLSGTVQHKAHQQRALTPEEEAAGFSLFCCATTNADLVIEAREVAGSSDYPIKKMPSRVTTIEKVAPDVVVLTLQLPASERLNYRAGQYIEILLRDNKRRSYSMASAPADGGPVTLHIRHLPGGLFTDQVFGTMKERDILRFEGPMGTFFLREDSDKPVVLLASGTGFAPLKAIVEHMINERSTRPITLYWGGRRPHDLYMDALCRQWAADLPQFTYVPVVSDALPEDGWSGRTGFVHQAVIADIPDMSAYQVYACGAPVMVDSAHRDFVQLCRLPADEFYADAFTTEADLAK; this is translated from the coding sequence ATGACTTTTCAAGTTACTGTTCAGCCCAGCGGCCACCAGTTCAGCTGCGAAGCGGACGAAACCGTGCTGGCGGCGGCGATACGCGCCGGCGTGGGCTTGCCGTATGGCTGTAAAAATGGCGCCTGCGGTTCCTGCAAGGGCAAAGTGCTTTCCGGCACCGTCCAGCACAAGGCGCACCAGCAGCGCGCCCTGACGCCGGAAGAGGAAGCGGCCGGCTTTTCCCTGTTCTGCTGCGCCACCACGAACGCCGACCTCGTCATCGAAGCGCGCGAAGTGGCGGGCAGCAGCGACTATCCGATCAAGAAAATGCCGTCGCGCGTCACCACCATCGAGAAAGTCGCTCCCGACGTCGTCGTGCTGACCCTGCAGTTGCCGGCCAGCGAGCGCCTCAACTACCGCGCCGGACAGTATATCGAAATCCTGTTGCGCGACAACAAACGCCGCAGCTACAGCATGGCCAGCGCGCCCGCCGACGGCGGCCCCGTGACCCTGCACATCCGCCACCTGCCGGGCGGCCTGTTCACCGACCAAGTATTCGGCACCATGAAAGAGCGCGACATCCTGCGTTTCGAAGGCCCGATGGGCACCTTCTTCCTGCGCGAAGATTCCGACAAGCCCGTCGTGCTGCTGGCCTCGGGCACGGGCTTCGCCCCGCTGAAAGCCATCGTCGAGCACATGATCAACGAGCGCTCCACGCGCCCGATCACCCTGTACTGGGGCGGGCGCCGTCCGCACGACCTGTACATGGATGCGCTGTGCCGCCAGTGGGCCGCCGACTTGCCGCAGTTCACCTATGTTCCCGTCGTGTCGGACGCCTTGCCGGAAGACGGCTGGAGCGGCCGCACGGGCTTCGTGCACCAGGCCGTCATCGCCGATATTCCGGACATGTCCGCGTATCAGGTATATGCCTGCGGCGCGCCCGTGATGGTCGATTCGGCCCACCGCGATTTCGTGCAGCTGTGCCGGTTGCCGGCCGACGAGTTCTACGCCGACGCCTTCACCACGGAAGCCGACCTGGCCAAGTAA
- a CDS encoding SDR family oxidoreductase, whose product MKNMLTHSLRKPSGLPRLLILGCGDVGMRLLPQLAARFRVFAVTSQPARCAQLREAGAVPIVANLDDRASLKRLAGLAARIVHLAPPMSSGLLDRRTRNLAAILPEHARMVYVSTSGVYGDCGGAWVDETRPTAPANARAKRRVDAEQVLRNWGARRGATVAILRVPGIYADDRLPLKRLREGTPALAADDDVYTNHIHADDLARIIERALWRGKPGRVYHASDDSELKMAEYFDAVADTFGLPRPPRLPRAELRQVVTPMLLSFMSESRRLHNTRIKRELGVRLRYARVADALQAMAAGGAGIG is encoded by the coding sequence ATGAAAAATATGTTAACGCATTCTTTGCGCAAGCCCTCAGGCTTGCCGCGCCTGCTGATCCTCGGTTGCGGCGACGTCGGCATGCGCTTGCTGCCGCAGCTAGCGGCGCGCTTTCGCGTCTTTGCCGTCACCAGCCAGCCGGCGCGCTGCGCGCAGTTGCGGGAAGCCGGCGCCGTGCCCATCGTGGCCAACCTCGACGACCGCGCCAGCCTGAAACGGCTGGCCGGACTGGCGGCCAGGATCGTGCACCTGGCGCCGCCCATGTCGTCGGGCTTGCTGGACCGCCGTACGCGCAATCTGGCCGCCATTTTACCCGAGCATGCACGCATGGTGTATGTGAGCACCAGCGGCGTGTATGGCGATTGCGGCGGCGCCTGGGTCGATGAAACGCGGCCGACGGCACCTGCCAATGCGCGCGCGAAGCGGCGCGTGGATGCCGAGCAGGTCTTGCGCAACTGGGGCGCGCGCCGCGGCGCCACAGTGGCCATCCTGCGCGTGCCCGGCATCTATGCGGATGACCGCCTGCCGTTGAAACGCTTGCGCGAAGGCACGCCGGCCCTGGCCGCGGATGACGACGTGTACACCAACCATATTCATGCGGACGACCTGGCGCGCATCATCGAGCGGGCCTTGTGGCGGGGCAAGCCGGGACGCGTGTATCACGCCAGCGACGACAGCGAACTGAAAATGGCCGAGTATTTCGACGCCGTGGCCGATACGTTCGGCTTGCCGCGCCCGCCGCGCCTGCCCCGTGCCGAGCTGCGGCAAGTGGTTACGCCGATGCTGCTGTCGTTCATGTCCGAATCGCGCCGCCTGCACAATACGCGCATCAAGCGCGAGCTGGGCGTACGCCTGCGCTACGCGCGCGTGGCCGATGCCTTGCAGGCGATGGCGGCCGGCGGGGCCGGCATCGGGTAA
- a CDS encoding glycine-rich domain-containing protein, which yields MDTNDSFKAIADLNLDAIKVKLMHRESGEGWSLEKANAVEFEYRRFLILMKQFPEEETAPLMDVDTFWHYHILDTLKYAADCEQVFGYFLHHFPYIGLRGEDDEAAHHRVGERMKQLYEQTFGEDYIRAETAYSGRAVQAAYSGRAVQAAYSGRAVQAAYSGRAVQATAYSGRAVQTAFSSAAVQATAYSGRATGAAGTAFSSAPASLTAAVVKSSSTGLELGRFYVDRPVLNRDTQ from the coding sequence ATGGATACGAACGACAGTTTCAAGGCAATTGCCGATTTGAATTTGGACGCGATCAAGGTCAAGCTGATGCACCGGGAATCAGGCGAAGGATGGAGCCTGGAAAAGGCGAATGCGGTGGAATTCGAATACCGCCGCTTCCTGATCCTGATGAAACAGTTTCCGGAAGAAGAAACGGCGCCTTTGATGGACGTCGATACCTTCTGGCACTACCACATCCTCGACACCCTGAAATATGCGGCGGACTGCGAACAGGTGTTTGGCTACTTCCTCCATCACTTCCCCTACATCGGCTTGCGCGGCGAAGACGACGAAGCGGCGCACCATCGCGTGGGCGAGCGCATGAAGCAACTGTATGAGCAAACGTTCGGGGAAGATTATATCCGCGCAGAAACGGCGTATTCGGGGCGCGCCGTACAGGCGGCGTATTCGGGCCGTGCCGTGCAGGCGGCATATTCGGGACGTGCGGTACAGGCGGCGTATTCGGGACGTGCGGTACAGGCGACGGCATACTCGGGCCGGGCCGTGCAAACGGCGTTTTCCAGTGCGGCGGTACAGGCGACGGCGTATTCGGGCCGCGCGACCGGGGCTGCCGGCACCGCATTTTCCAGCGCGCCTGCCTCACTGACGGCGGCGGTGGTCAAATCGTCTTCGACTGGCCTGGAATTGGGGCGCTTCTATGTTGATCGTCCGGTACTGAACCGCGACACGCAATAG
- a CDS encoding sensor histidine kinase, giving the protein MSSTAGEHPLSAEKRPLWLLGFVMSMMAGLLFYMAASLSVESDASDLFDNLARNTRKNIESRVQSYANLLRGTASLFHANEHVSREQFHRYVENIALQQNYPGVMNLNYSQELDEAQRPVFEAAMRRDYPPGRDGYPAFAIHPPAPRSHYSVLVYIEPIASAPEKYGYDIASRPLIAEALAQSRDSGNISNSGVPVPMQGRPQLTGMAMRLPVYRYGMPTDTVEQRRAAYQGSVGIGYDLVTMMRSALADMPVRNVRLTLFDIGPQARAPLDLPHDMRPIFDSTTAGMHAPWWLPGSSGRYLSSTMLIKHNGRVWQALFSVRKSDLYTRFDAFLPWLALLTGFASAMLLYMLFHTLASSRRRAIQMANGMTEELRASQIRLQLSHQKLRRLAAHADQIKEEERKRIAREIHDDLGQNLLVLRIDADMLASRTQRRHPRLNARARSTLEQIDATIKSVRQIINDLRPTVLDLGVNAAVEWQVAQFRLRTGIDCEVSESHDDICLSDQCATALFRILQESLSNISQHAHASRVQVKLEKCRDTVSMSISDNGVGAAIDGRNKLGSFGLVGIEERIKLLGGTFYIESSPGAGMSVHVSVPLGADATAFPYQEESRASS; this is encoded by the coding sequence ATGTCTTCTACTGCCGGCGAACACCCCTTATCTGCTGAAAAAAGACCGCTGTGGCTGCTCGGCTTCGTGATGTCGATGATGGCAGGTCTGCTGTTCTACATGGCCGCCTCGCTGTCGGTCGAAAGCGACGCCAGCGACCTGTTCGACAACCTGGCGCGCAATACCCGGAAAAACATCGAATCGCGCGTCCAGTCGTATGCCAATCTGCTGCGCGGTACGGCCAGCCTGTTCCACGCCAACGAACACGTGAGCCGCGAGCAATTCCACCGCTACGTGGAAAATATCGCCCTGCAACAGAACTACCCGGGTGTGATGAACCTCAATTACAGCCAGGAACTGGACGAAGCGCAGCGCCCCGTCTTCGAAGCGGCCATGCGGCGCGACTATCCGCCCGGACGCGATGGCTATCCGGCGTTTGCCATCCATCCGCCCGCCCCGCGCTCCCATTATTCCGTGCTCGTGTACATCGAGCCGATTGCCAGCGCCCCGGAAAAATATGGCTATGACATCGCCTCGCGTCCCCTGATCGCCGAAGCGCTGGCGCAGTCACGCGATTCCGGCAACATCAGCAATTCCGGCGTGCCCGTGCCGATGCAAGGCCGTCCCCAGCTGACGGGCATGGCCATGCGCCTGCCTGTGTACCGCTACGGCATGCCGACCGATACCGTGGAGCAGAGGCGCGCGGCGTACCAGGGCTCCGTCGGCATCGGCTACGACCTGGTGACGATGATGCGCAGCGCGCTGGCCGACATGCCGGTGCGCAACGTCCGCCTGACCCTGTTCGATATCGGCCCGCAGGCGCGCGCACCGCTAGACTTACCACACGACATGCGCCCCATCTTCGACAGCACGACGGCGGGCATGCATGCGCCATGGTGGCTGCCCGGCAGTTCGGGCCGCTACCTGAGCAGCACGATGCTAATCAAACACAATGGCCGCGTCTGGCAAGCGCTGTTCAGCGTGCGCAAGAGCGACCTGTACACGCGCTTCGACGCCTTTTTGCCATGGCTGGCCCTGCTGACCGGTTTCGCCAGCGCCATGCTGCTCTACATGCTGTTCCATACCCTGGCCTCGTCGCGCCGGCGCGCCATCCAGATGGCCAACGGCATGACGGAGGAATTGCGCGCCAGCCAGATTCGCTTGCAGCTGTCGCACCAGAAACTGCGCCGCCTGGCGGCCCACGCCGACCAGATCAAGGAAGAAGAACGCAAGCGCATCGCGCGCGAAATCCACGACGACCTGGGGCAGAACCTGCTGGTCTTGCGCATCGACGCCGACATGCTCGCTTCGCGCACGCAACGCCGCCACCCGCGCCTGAATGCCCGCGCCCGCTCGACCCTGGAACAGATCGACGCCACCATCAAGAGCGTGCGGCAAATCATCAACGACTTGCGCCCTACCGTGCTGGACCTGGGCGTGAATGCGGCCGTCGAATGGCAGGTGGCGCAATTTCGCCTGCGCACGGGCATCGACTGCGAGGTGAGCGAAAGCCACGACGACATTTGCCTCAGCGATCAATGCGCGACGGCCCTGTTTCGCATCCTGCAAGAGTCGCTGAGCAATATTTCCCAGCATGCCCATGCCAGCCGCGTGCAAGTGAAGCTGGAAAAGTGCCGCGATACCGTATCGATGAGCATCAGCGACAACGGCGTGGGCGCGGCCATCGACGGGCGCAACAAGCTGGGCTCGTTTGGCCTGGTAGGCATCGAGGAACGCATCAAGTTGTTAGGTGGAACTTTTTACATCGAAAGCAGCCCCGGCGCCGGCATGAGCGTGCACGTCAGCGTGCCGCTGGGCGCGGACGCCACCGCGTTTCCCTACCAGGAAGAAAGCAGGGCCAGCAGCTGA
- a CDS encoding glutamine--tRNA ligase/YqeY domain fusion protein: protein MSNDKPNTAAPALAPNFLRNIIEADLAAGAHVRPGLPQVITRFPPEPNGYLHVGHAKSICVNFGLARDYAGQCNLRFDDTNPAKEEQEYVDTIMDSVKWLGFDWEPKNGDGQSHLHYASDYFDQLYAMAEYLITAGFAYVDSQSAEDMAANRGNFGQAGKNSPFRDRPRDESLALFRAMKAGQFKDGEHILRAKMSEDAMSSPNMNLRDPAIYRIRHAHHHRTGDAWCIYPMYDYTHPISDALENITHSICTLEFQDHRPFYDWLLETLSAGGFFAKPVPHQYEFSRLNLTYIVTSKRKLRQMVEEKIVDGWDDPRMPTLVGMRRRGYTPEAIQLMCERTGVTKSDGWIDYSVLEGCLREDLDPKAPRTVAVLRPLKLIIDNFPEGESVECTAPVHPHFPERGLRTFPISRELWIEEDDFMEVPNKGYFRLYPPIDDKPGSRVRLRYGYVIECTGFDKDENGKVIAVHCTYFPDSKSGTEGSANYKVKGNMHWVSAPTAIPAEVRLYDRLFTDPQPDAGGKDFKLALNPLAKEVVQAWLEPGAELAQPEERFQFERHGYFAADRVDSQPGKPVFNRIVTLKDSWQPAK from the coding sequence ATGAGCAACGATAAACCGAATACCGCCGCGCCAGCGCTGGCGCCCAATTTCTTGCGTAACATCATCGAAGCCGACCTGGCCGCCGGCGCCCACGTGCGTCCCGGCCTGCCCCAGGTGATCACGCGTTTCCCGCCGGAGCCGAACGGCTACCTGCACGTGGGCCACGCCAAGTCGATCTGCGTCAACTTCGGCCTGGCGCGCGATTACGCCGGCCAGTGCAACCTGCGCTTCGACGACACCAATCCGGCCAAGGAAGAGCAGGAATACGTCGACACCATCATGGACAGCGTGAAATGGCTGGGCTTTGACTGGGAACCGAAAAATGGCGACGGCCAGAGCCACCTGCATTACGCGAGCGATTATTTCGACCAGCTGTACGCGATGGCCGAATACCTGATCACGGCCGGCTTTGCCTATGTGGACAGCCAGAGCGCCGAAGACATGGCCGCCAACCGCGGCAATTTCGGCCAGGCCGGCAAGAATTCGCCGTTCCGCGACCGTCCGCGCGACGAATCGCTGGCCCTGTTCCGCGCCATGAAGGCGGGCCAGTTCAAGGATGGCGAGCACATCCTGCGTGCGAAGATGAGCGAAGATGCCATGAGTTCGCCGAACATGAACTTGCGCGACCCGGCCATCTACCGCATCCGCCATGCGCACCACCACCGCACGGGCGACGCCTGGTGCATCTATCCGATGTACGACTACACGCACCCGATCTCGGACGCGCTGGAAAACATCACGCATTCAATCTGCACCCTGGAATTCCAGGATCACCGCCCGTTCTACGACTGGCTGCTGGAAACCCTGTCGGCCGGCGGCTTCTTCGCCAAGCCGGTGCCGCACCAGTACGAATTCTCGCGCCTGAACCTGACCTACATCGTCACCAGCAAGCGCAAGCTGCGCCAGATGGTGGAAGAAAAGATCGTCGACGGCTGGGACGACCCGCGCATGCCGACCCTGGTGGGCATGCGCCGCCGCGGCTACACGCCGGAAGCGATCCAGCTGATGTGCGAGCGCACGGGCGTGACCAAGTCCGACGGCTGGATCGACTACAGCGTGCTCGAAGGCTGTTTGCGCGAAGACCTGGACCCGAAAGCGCCGCGCACGGTGGCCGTGCTGCGTCCGTTGAAACTGATCATCGACAATTTCCCCGAAGGCGAAAGCGTGGAATGCACGGCCCCCGTGCACCCGCACTTCCCCGAGCGCGGCCTGCGCACCTTCCCCATCTCGCGCGAGCTGTGGATCGAGGAAGACGACTTCATGGAAGTGCCGAACAAGGGCTATTTCCGCCTGTATCCGCCGATCGACGACAAGCCGGGCAGCCGCGTGCGCCTGCGTTACGGCTACGTGATCGAGTGCACGGGCTTTGACAAGGATGAAAACGGCAAGGTCATCGCCGTGCATTGCACCTATTTCCCGGACAGCAAGTCGGGCACGGAAGGCAGCGCCAACTACAAGGTCAAGGGCAATATGCACTGGGTCAGCGCGCCGACGGCCATTCCCGCCGAAGTGCGCCTGTACGACCGCCTGTTCACGGACCCGCAACCGGACGCGGGCGGCAAGGACTTCAAGCTGGCCCTGAATCCGCTGGCCAAGGAAGTCGTGCAAGCGTGGCTGGAACCGGGCGCGGAACTGGCCCAGCCGGAAGAGCGCTTCCAGTTCGAGCGCCACGGCTACTTCGCGGCCGACCGGGTCGACAGCCAGCCGGGCAAGCCCGTCTTCAACCGCATCGTCACCCTGAAAGACAGCTGGCAGCCCGCCAAATAA
- a CDS encoding DnaJ domain-containing protein produces MENLYNVLGVAPNASDDEIKKVYRSLAMRYHPDRNQAPGAEARFKSVTKAYEILADPAKRAEYDQSVNHRIIIDPEAEAYALWCGVFRLHGTALPAD; encoded by the coding sequence ATGGAAAATTTGTATAACGTCCTCGGTGTCGCGCCCAATGCCAGCGACGATGAAATCAAGAAGGTTTACCGTTCGCTGGCCATGCGCTACCACCCCGACCGCAACCAGGCCCCCGGCGCCGAGGCGCGCTTCAAGAGCGTCACCAAGGCGTATGAAATCCTGGCCGACCCGGCCAAGCGCGCCGAATACGACCAGAGCGTGAACCACCGCATCATCATCGATCCGGAAGCGGAAGCGTATGCGCTGTGGTGCGGCGTGTTCCGTCTGCATGGCACCGCGCTACCCGCAGACTGA
- a CDS encoding LysR substrate-binding domain-containing protein gives MELRHLRYFVAVAEELHFTRAAERLHIGQPPLSQQIQALEAELGAQLFERNKRSVRLTQAGALFLDDARRILSLSEQAAVTARRAQRGEAGELRIGFTFSTPFTPYFATVINRYRQQFPHVTLTLHEMATLHQLEAISGRTMDLGFVRPPETTYPDDIRLTQLRQDPLFLVLPVAHALAAKDAIAIADMAGEGFVMYPKDAGTGIYPQIFRLCKAAGFVPQVAQEAGEASTIIGLVAAGCGISVLPSSFDRIRMDGVCYRPIADPQATTSLLLAQREEETSPLVAAFVKLAEEAAMEGGA, from the coding sequence ATGGAACTGCGCCACCTCCGTTACTTTGTCGCCGTTGCCGAGGAGCTGCACTTCACGCGCGCGGCCGAGCGCCTGCACATCGGCCAGCCGCCGCTGAGCCAGCAAATCCAGGCACTGGAAGCGGAATTGGGTGCGCAGTTGTTCGAGCGCAACAAGCGCTCCGTGCGGCTGACGCAAGCAGGTGCACTGTTTCTCGACGATGCGCGGCGCATCCTGTCCTTGTCGGAACAGGCGGCCGTCACGGCGCGCCGGGCCCAGCGGGGCGAAGCGGGCGAATTGCGCATCGGCTTTACGTTTTCCACGCCGTTCACGCCCTACTTCGCCACCGTCATCAACCGCTACCGCCAGCAGTTTCCGCACGTCACCCTGACCCTGCACGAGATGGCGACCTTGCATCAGCTCGAAGCGATCAGTGGCCGGACGATGGACCTGGGTTTCGTGCGCCCGCCGGAAACGACGTATCCGGACGATATCCGCCTGACGCAATTGCGCCAGGACCCGCTCTTCCTCGTGCTGCCCGTCGCCCACGCGCTGGCGGCCAAGGACGCGATCGCGATTGCCGACATGGCGGGCGAAGGTTTTGTCATGTATCCCAAGGATGCGGGCACGGGGATTTATCCGCAGATCTTCCGCCTGTGCAAGGCGGCAGGCTTCGTGCCCCAGGTGGCGCAGGAAGCGGGCGAGGCATCGACCATCATCGGCCTGGTGGCAGCCGGCTGCGGCATTTCCGTGCTGCCCTCTTCGTTCGACCGCATCCGCATGGATGGCGTGTGCTACCGCCCCATCGCCGACCCGCAGGCGACCACGAGCTTATTACTTGCACAACGGGAAGAAGAGACGTCGCCGCTGGTGGCGGCGTTTGTCAAACTGGCCGAGGAAGCGGCCATGGAAGGGGGAGCATAA
- a CDS encoding MFS transporter: protein MSDSSLAFAPAAPSAIPVSAPAPRTAIAKGSIEFKRSNRALFFGGFSTFSLLYCIQPLFPLLSHQFQLTPAQSSWSLSVSSGLLAISLVLLSAVSDRVGRKPLMVASMFSAAILTILSAFAQDYAQLLVIRAALGIALGGMPAVAMAYLGEEIEGPSLGLSMGLYIAGSAFGGMSGRLIASMLSDFLSWRWALGVLGVAGVLAAAEFWRSLPASKNFVPTTRGWNALPHAIKQHFSDQGLPWLFCLAFVLMGCFVSLYNYIGYRLLAAPFGLRQSTVGLLAFLYLIGIFSSVWAGRLVDRLGRRGVLWIMLLVMLSGILLTLFDSLPLIVIGMALATFGFFASHSIASSWVSRRARAPQALASAFYLLFYYLGSSLIGSASGMMWGFDGWTGVIIMLGLCLGGGVLIALRLRHLQPLGAREAVG, encoded by the coding sequence ATGTCTGATTCATCGCTTGCCTTTGCCCCCGCTGCCCCATCCGCCATTCCGGTTTCCGCTCCCGCTCCCCGCACGGCCATCGCCAAGGGTTCCATCGAATTCAAGCGCAGCAACCGCGCCCTGTTCTTCGGCGGCTTTTCCACCTTCAGCTTGCTGTACTGTATCCAGCCCCTGTTCCCGCTGCTGTCGCACCAGTTTCAACTGACGCCGGCGCAAAGCAGCTGGTCGCTGTCCGTGTCGAGCGGCTTGCTGGCCATCTCGCTGGTGCTGCTCAGCGCCGTCTCGGACCGGGTGGGCCGCAAGCCGCTGATGGTGGCGTCGATGTTTTCCGCCGCGATACTGACGATCTTGTCCGCGTTCGCCCAGGATTATGCGCAGTTGCTGGTCATCCGCGCCGCGCTGGGCATTGCCCTGGGCGGCATGCCGGCCGTGGCCATGGCTTACCTGGGCGAGGAAATCGAGGGCCCGTCCCTGGGCTTGTCGATGGGCTTGTATATTGCGGGCAGCGCCTTTGGCGGCATGTCGGGGCGCTTGATCGCTTCCATGCTCAGCGATTTCCTGTCGTGGCGCTGGGCTTTGGGCGTGCTGGGCGTGGCCGGCGTGCTGGCTGCCGCGGAATTCTGGCGCAGCCTGCCCGCATCGAAAAATTTCGTGCCTACAACCCGTGGCTGGAATGCCTTGCCGCACGCCATCAAGCAGCATTTTTCCGACCAGGGCTTGCCGTGGCTGTTCTGCCTCGCGTTCGTGCTGATGGGCTGTTTCGTCAGCCTGTATAACTACATCGGCTACCGCCTGCTGGCAGCGCCATTCGGCTTGCGCCAGAGCACGGTCGGCTTGCTGGCCTTCTTGTACCTGATCGGCATTTTCAGTTCCGTCTGGGCCGGTCGCCTGGTGGACCGCCTGGGACGCCGGGGCGTGCTGTGGATCATGCTGTTGGTGATGTTGTCCGGCATTTTATTGACCCTGTTCGACTCGCTGCCGCTGATCGTCATCGGCATGGCGCTGGCCACCTTCGGCTTCTTTGCCTCGCACTCGATCGCCAGCAGCTGGGTCAGCCGCAGGGCCCGCGCGCCGCAGGCGCTGGCCTCGGCCTTCTACCTGCTGTTCTATTACCTGGGCTCGAGCCTGATCGGCTCCGCCTCGGGCATGATGTGGGGCTTCGACGGCTGGACGGGCGTCATCATCATGCTGGGCCTGTGCCTGGGCGGCGGCGTGCTGATCGCCTTGCGCCTGCGCCATCTGCAGCCGCTGGGCGCGCGCGAAGCGGTGGGCTGA
- a CDS encoding LytR/AlgR family response regulator transcription factor yields the protein MTSTSPRALIAEDEPILAAALAHALQRLWPELDIVATCPNGVEALRQGLALQPDILFLDIKMPGKTGLEAAEELAEQWPDGIPFPHIVFVTAYDEYALAAFEHAAADYVLKPVNDARLGKTVERLQQRLRDSGAGKGGGNGTATATVTAAAAPATTATAAPTAGTASDDNMARLLSQLQAMLPPAPRLQMIRAAVGNSVRMIALADVVYFEALDKYINVVCQDSESLIRTSLKELLPQLDPQQFWQIHRGTIVNASAIATAVRDEAGKLSLTLRQHPAQLRVSPLYAHLFRQM from the coding sequence ATGACCAGCACCTCACCGCGCGCCCTGATCGCCGAAGACGAACCCATACTTGCCGCCGCCCTTGCGCACGCCTTGCAGCGGCTGTGGCCGGAACTCGACATCGTTGCCACCTGCCCCAACGGCGTGGAAGCCTTGCGCCAAGGCCTGGCGCTGCAGCCAGACATTCTGTTTCTCGACATCAAAATGCCAGGCAAGACGGGCCTGGAAGCGGCCGAGGAATTGGCGGAACAGTGGCCCGACGGCATTCCATTTCCCCACATCGTGTTCGTGACCGCCTACGACGAATACGCGCTGGCCGCCTTCGAACACGCGGCCGCCGACTACGTCTTAAAACCCGTCAACGATGCGCGCCTGGGCAAGACGGTAGAACGGCTGCAACAGCGCTTGCGCGACAGCGGTGCTGGCAAAGGCGGCGGCAACGGCACCGCTACAGCCACAGTCACGGCAGCAGCAGCGCCAGCGACGACCGCCACGGCAGCGCCAACAGCCGGAACCGCCAGCGACGACAACATGGCCCGCCTGCTGAGCCAGCTGCAAGCCATGCTGCCGCCCGCGCCGCGCCTGCAAATGATACGGGCGGCCGTGGGCAACAGCGTGCGCATGATCGCCCTGGCCGACGTCGTGTATTTCGAAGCGCTGGACAAATACATCAACGTCGTGTGCCAGGACAGCGAATCATTGATACGCACGAGCCTGAAGGAGCTCTTGCCCCAGCTGGACCCGCAGCAATTCTGGCAAATCCACCGGGGCACCATCGTCAACGCCAGCGCCATCGCCACGGCCGTGCGCGACGAGGCGGGCAAGCTGTCGCTGACCCTGCGCCAGCACCCGGCACAACTGCGCGTCAGCCCTTTATATGCGCATCTGTTCCGCCAGATGTAA